A genome region from Flavobacterium sp. includes the following:
- a CDS encoding alpha/beta fold hydrolase, with translation MNLSLEYKIREPKVILQKNPLLLLLHGYGSNEADLFSFASELPDNYYIISARAPYDLQYGAYAWYAINFDADQNKFSDNEQAKTSRDIIANFIDELVANYPIDANNVTLIGFSQGSILSYATALSYPEKIQRVVAMSGYFNEEIIKEGFEKNDFKNLKFFTSHGTVDQVIPIEWARKTPAILEKLNIPVTYKEYPVGHGVAPQNFFDFKNWLAL, from the coding sequence ATGAACCTATCTTTAGAATATAAAATCAGAGAACCAAAAGTAATTCTACAAAAAAATCCGTTATTACTTTTATTACATGGATACGGCAGTAACGAAGCTGATTTATTTTCTTTTGCTTCTGAACTTCCTGATAATTATTACATTATTTCTGCAAGAGCACCGTATGATTTGCAATATGGCGCTTATGCTTGGTACGCAATTAATTTTGATGCTGACCAAAATAAATTTTCAGACAACGAACAAGCCAAAACTTCAAGAGATATTATCGCTAATTTTATTGATGAATTAGTGGCAAATTATCCAATTGATGCTAATAATGTAACTTTAATTGGTTTTAGTCAAGGTTCGATTTTAAGTTATGCAACGGCACTTTCTTATCCGGAAAAAATTCAGAGAGTTGTGGCCATGAGCGGTTATTTTAACGAAGAAATTATCAAAGAAGGCTTTGAGAAAAACGACTTCAAAAACCTAAAATTCTTCACTTCACACGGAACTGTAGATCAGGTTATTCCTATTGAATGGGCCAGAAAAACACCTGCTATTTTAGAAAAATTAAATATTCCGGTTACGTACAAAGAATATCCTGTTGGTCACGGAGTTGCTCCGCAGAATTTCTTTGATTTTAAGAATTGGCTGGCTTTGTAA